In Helicobacter mastomyrinus, a single genomic region encodes these proteins:
- a CDS encoding carbon-nitrogen hydrolase family protein produces the protein MNIALLQLLPLEPNNGRLKKYLQSCKKQKVQIAAFSEYIFQPFYKEITKDSKDFAKSCAKLLSHLHKLSVSYHLDIVAPILLCEKGKVYKSIALIQGERVQFYHQQRLIGYSHWNERAFFDNVLPNSPKTPLVFEKEGIKIGIIAGFEIHFDEIWLKLKSAKVDVVIMPCSNTFDSKERWRILCQARAFNNSMVILRLNAINSLSYGGVIWQFYGDSMFVNADGRIKDSLDNREGVMLVELEKLYIETIQKEWGFR, from the coding sequence ATGAATATTGCTCTTTTGCAGCTTTTACCACTTGAGCCCAATAATGGGCGATTAAAAAAATATCTCCAAAGTTGCAAAAAACAAAAAGTGCAGATTGCGGCATTTAGCGAATATATATTTCAGCCTTTTTATAAAGAAATTACTAAAGATTCTAAAGATTTTGCAAAATCTTGTGCAAAACTCCTCTCACATTTGCATAAACTCTCTGTAAGCTATCATCTTGATATAGTCGCACCTATATTGCTTTGTGAAAAAGGTAAAGTATATAAAAGTATTGCGCTTATACAGGGTGAGAGGGTGCAATTTTATCATCAGCAAAGGCTCATAGGCTATTCGCATTGGAATGAAAGGGCATTTTTTGATAATGTCTTACCAAATTCGCCTAAAACACCCCTTGTATTTGAAAAAGAGGGTATAAAAATAGGCATTATTGCAGGATTTGAAATACATTTTGATGAAATATGGCTTAAACTAAAATCTGCAAAAGTTGATGTGGTAATAATGCCTTGTAGCAATACATTTGATTCTAAAGAACGTTGGCGTATTTTATGTCAAGCACGTGCTTTTAACAATAGTATGGTAATTTTACGTCTTAATGCTATTAATAGCCTCTCTTATGGTGGAGTAATTTGGCAATTTTATGGCGATAGTATGTTTGTCAATGCAGATGGACGTATTAAGGATAGTCTTGATAATCGAGAAGGTGTAATGCTCGTAGAGCTAGAAAAATTATATATTGAGACTATACAAAAAGAATGGGGATTTCGATAG
- the hemB gene encoding porphobilinogen synthase translates to MFRRFKRTRLKAPMRALVRETHLRKDDFIYPLFVIEGEHIKNAIPSMPDVYQMSVDNILKECEELLKLGIYHIILFGLPSHKDSCGSEALSDKGIIAKAIKAIKKHFPQMIVALDLCFCEYTDHGHCGIIDKNLNSVDNDATLEILGQQALVLASCGGDMIAPSAMMDGMVATIRAYLDKGGFTHIPIMSYSTKFASGYYGPFRDVANSAPSFGDRHSYQQDGANRREAILESLTDEAEGADILMVKPALAYLDIVRDIREHTLLPLAVYNVSGEYAMLKCAQKAGLIDYERVLLETLTGFKRAGADIIISYHSKEIAQILS, encoded by the coding sequence ATGTTTAGAAGATTCAAACGCACTCGTCTCAAAGCCCCGATGAGAGCTTTAGTGCGAGAGACGCATTTGCGCAAGGATGATTTTATCTATCCGCTATTTGTCATAGAGGGTGAGCATATCAAAAATGCCATTCCCTCTATGCCTGATGTATATCAAATGAGTGTTGATAATATTCTTAAAGAATGTGAAGAGCTTTTGAAGCTTGGCATATATCATATAATCCTTTTTGGTTTGCCAAGTCATAAAGATTCCTGCGGGAGCGAGGCTCTAAGCGATAAAGGTATTATTGCTAAAGCTATTAAGGCTATTAAAAAGCATTTTCCTCAAATGATTGTTGCGCTTGATTTATGCTTTTGCGAATATACGGACCACGGGCATTGTGGCATAATTGATAAGAATCTTAATAGTGTTGATAATGATGCTACTTTAGAGATTCTAGGGCAGCAAGCCCTTGTACTTGCAAGCTGCGGGGGCGATATGATAGCCCCTAGTGCGATGATGGATGGTATGGTGGCTACTATCCGCGCTTATTTAGACAAAGGCGGATTCACACATATCCCCATTATGAGCTATTCTACAAAATTTGCAAGTGGCTATTATGGACCATTTCGCGATGTGGCTAATTCTGCACCGAGCTTTGGCGATAGACATTCTTATCAGCAAGATGGCGCTAATCGTAGAGAGGCAATTTTAGAAAGCCTTACTGATGAAGCGGAGGGAGCGGATATTTTAATGGTGAAACCCGCCCTTGCATATTTAGATATTGTCCGCGATATACGCGAGCATACCTTGCTTCCCTTAGCTGTGTATAATGTGAGTGGCGAGTATGCTATGCTAAAATGTGCGCAAAAAGCAGGGCTTATTGATTATGAACGAGTGCTACTTGAGACACTTACAGGCTTTAAACGAGCCGGAGCGGACATTATTATTAGCTATCACTCTAAAGAGATTGCCCAAATTCTATCCTAA
- a CDS encoding ArsS family sensor histidine kinase, with product MLKIRHSIFFKIIVLFLCALLSFFAISYYFIEDHIENENLRSELRYKQFTATINEIMQYGGNLNTIKQYLENIQFIPVEEEEIKKVLQEINKIPYGFDGIFAKAINTRDGIYILLETNDETTLYKDNSRKTYEDFYIITLIGIMLLTFVFFIVLKSLMPLKILKGQIEQFAEGNFGTQDEENTSKDEIGELYREFYKASNKIKSLNESRSLLLRSIMHELKTPITKGRIVAEMVENPTQREQLSSSFTRLNELINEFAKLEQINSQNYHINKQEFLLADLIVHAEDMLLIDANSPIAVDSPDSLIKADFDLFAIALKNLLDNAIKYSKDGKVRVYTKNDRLYTSSKGDPLTHPLEAYFKPYFKDAKKASSQGFGLGMYIIKNTLDNQDFNLSYKHENGYNIFIIHHCVVENYCLIDKKPSPLKRKNNV from the coding sequence ATGCTGAAAATTCGACATTCTATTTTTTTTAAAATTATTGTTTTATTTTTATGTGCTTTACTTAGCTTTTTTGCTATCTCATATTATTTTATTGAAGATCATATTGAGAATGAAAATCTCCGTTCTGAGCTCCGCTATAAACAATTTACAGCCACCATTAACGAAATCATGCAATATGGGGGCAATCTCAACACGATTAAACAATATTTAGAAAATATACAATTTATCCCCGTAGAAGAAGAGGAGATTAAGAAGGTTTTACAAGAAATCAATAAGATTCCTTACGGCTTTGATGGTATTTTTGCTAAAGCTATCAATACTCGAGATGGTATCTATATCCTCCTAGAAACCAATGATGAAACAACACTCTATAAAGACAATTCACGTAAAACTTATGAAGATTTTTATATAATCACACTTATTGGCATTATGCTGCTGACTTTTGTATTTTTTATTGTGCTTAAAAGTCTTATGCCTCTTAAGATTCTCAAAGGACAAATAGAGCAATTTGCAGAAGGTAACTTTGGCACACAAGATGAAGAAAATACTTCTAAAGATGAGATTGGTGAGCTCTATCGCGAGTTTTACAAAGCCTCAAATAAAATTAAATCTCTCAATGAATCTCGCAGTCTCCTTTTGCGCTCCATTATGCACGAGCTTAAAACCCCCATTACAAAAGGACGCATTGTCGCTGAAATGGTAGAAAACCCTACACAAAGGGAGCAGCTTTCCTCCAGCTTCACACGTCTTAATGAGTTGATTAATGAATTTGCAAAGCTTGAGCAAATCAATTCCCAAAACTACCATATCAACAAGCAAGAATTTCTCCTTGCTGATTTAATTGTCCATGCTGAAGATATGCTACTTATTGACGCCAATAGCCCTATTGCAGTTGATTCGCCCGATTCACTTATTAAGGCTGATTTTGATTTGTTTGCGATTGCACTTAAAAATCTTCTTGACAATGCTATCAAATACAGCAAAGATGGCAAAGTAAGAGTATATACAAAAAATGACCGCCTTTACACAAGCTCAAAAGGGGACCCGCTCACCCACCCACTAGAAGCTTATTTCAAGCCCTATTTCAAAGACGCTAAAAAAGCGTCATCACAAGGATTTGGATTGGGTATGTATATTATTAAAAACACCCTTGATAATCAGGATTTTAACCTCAGCTATAAGCACGAAAATGGCTATAATATATTTATTATTCATCATTGTGTGGTAGAAAACTATTGTCTTATTGACAAGAAGCCAAGCCCCTTAAAAAGGAAGAATAATGTTTAG
- a CDS encoding response regulator transcription factor, with translation MLEVLMIEDDVELAEIITGYLKQYDMNVTNYDEPYTGMSAVNAKHFDILLLDLTLPNLDGLEVCKRIAKQNSIPIIVSSARSDVDDKVEALKSGADDYISKPYDPKELVARIQSLLRRYNKKNVKEQDKEKDSVFKIDKYSRQVFFKDKKLELTRAEYEILTLLISKKGHVFSREAIAIESESINPESSNKSIDVIIGRLRSKIEENPKQPQYIISVRGVGYKLEA, from the coding sequence ATGCTAGAAGTTTTAATGATTGAAGATGATGTAGAATTAGCAGAAATTATCACAGGTTATCTTAAGCAATATGATATGAATGTTACTAATTATGATGAACCCTACACAGGTATGAGCGCAGTAAATGCCAAACACTTTGACATTTTACTCCTCGATTTGACATTACCTAATCTTGATGGGCTTGAAGTGTGTAAAAGAATAGCAAAGCAAAATAGTATCCCTATTATTGTCTCTTCTGCAAGAAGTGATGTAGATGATAAGGTCGAGGCACTTAAATCCGGAGCCGATGATTATATCTCAAAGCCCTATGACCCAAAGGAGCTTGTAGCGAGAATCCAATCTCTCCTTAGACGCTACAATAAGAAAAATGTCAAAGAACAAGACAAAGAAAAAGATAGTGTGTTTAAAATCGATAAGTATAGTCGTCAAGTTTTCTTTAAAGACAAAAAACTTGAATTAACTCGCGCAGAATATGAGATTCTCACATTGCTTATTAGTAAAAAGGGACACGTATTCTCACGTGAAGCAATCGCCATAGAATCTGAATCAATCAATCCAGAAAGCTCCAATAAGAGCATTGATGTTATCATTGGGCGTTTGCGCTCTAAGATAGAGGAAAACCCCAAGCAACCACAATACATTATCTCTGTGCGTGGTGTAGGCTACAAACTTGAAGCATAA
- a CDS encoding CiaD-like domain-containing protein, producing the protein MELKDLILETLNELSQPNENSMDLQKNISIHTTPISTPAYPQNIPNIPKTNESLREEYEFLEMLQERLLVLFEGLNAPQNHNLQTKLSLTINFLEYQLSIIAERLNDLRK; encoded by the coding sequence ATGGAACTCAAAGATTTAATACTTGAAACACTTAATGAACTCTCCCAACCCAATGAAAATTCTATGGATTTACAAAAAAATATCTCCATACATACTACACCTATCTCTACTCCAGCATATCCTCAAAATATTCCAAATATTCCAAAAACAAATGAATCTTTACGTGAGGAATATGAATTTTTAGAAATGCTCCAAGAGCGTTTATTGGTGCTTTTTGAAGGTTTAAATGCTCCACAGAATCATAATTTACAAACAAAGCTTAGCCTTACTATTAACTTCCTTGAATACCAACTTAGCATTATTGCTGAACGATTAAATGATTTAAGAAAATAA
- a CDS encoding tetratricopeptide repeat protein — MANSIKTLSLARIYEMMGLKEDALKIYREILLERPENKEAQIAIKRLMLVQKHFPPVNEEQKHIFMELSTQEDILQFQRWLLQWNSKI; from the coding sequence ATGGCAAATAGTATCAAAACACTTTCTCTTGCACGAATTTATGAAATGATGGGACTCAAAGAAGATGCGCTTAAGATATATCGGGAGATTCTCTTAGAACGCCCAGAAAACAAAGAAGCCCAAATAGCAATTAAACGTCTTATGCTTGTACAAAAGCATTTCCCTCCTGTCAATGAAGAACAAAAACATATATTTATGGAGCTGTCTACACAAGAGGATATACTTCAATTTCAAAGGTGGCTACTGCAATGGAACTCAAAGATTTAA
- a CDS encoding 1-acylglycerol-3-phosphate O-acyltransferase, whose product MLAKIKALFATLSIAIYLPIMIVQIYITRNRANGRWARQQCRWFFSLNGLNVERIGEYDKDAQLLVVNHQSVTDIIYFEAFHPANLCWVAKKQLGEIPIYGHALKAPDMILIDREDKNGIVFLLKEAKRHLSNHRTIAIFPEGTRSKGEEEFLPFKPGAKILASKLKLRIQPAVLINTRKLYNSSPMETQTNNARVVLMDAFMPNFEDEQWYEKLRDSMHEVYIKHYNELNKEALREK is encoded by the coding sequence ATGTTAGCAAAAATTAAGGCACTCTTTGCCACTCTCTCAATCGCGATTTATTTACCCATCATGATTGTCCAGATTTACATTACGCGCAATAGGGCAAATGGTAGATGGGCGAGGCAGCAATGTCGCTGGTTTTTTAGTCTTAATGGTTTAAATGTAGAGCGCATAGGAGAATATGACAAAGACGCGCAACTTTTGGTAGTCAATCATCAAAGCGTAACAGATATTATCTATTTTGAGGCATTTCACCCAGCCAATCTATGCTGGGTAGCCAAGAAACAGCTAGGTGAGATACCAATTTATGGACACGCTCTTAAAGCCCCTGATATGATACTTATTGACAGAGAGGATAAAAATGGCATTGTCTTTTTGCTTAAAGAAGCAAAAAGGCATCTTAGCAATCATCGCACAATAGCCATTTTTCCTGAAGGGACAAGAAGTAAGGGTGAGGAAGAGTTTTTACCCTTTAAGCCTGGGGCGAAGATTCTCGCTTCAAAGCTCAAGCTTAGAATCCAACCAGCCGTGCTTATTAATACTCGCAAGCTCTACAATAGCTCTCCTATGGAAACACAAACCAATAATGCAAGAGTAGTGCTTATGGACGCCTTTATGCCAAACTTTGAAGATGAGCAATGGTATGAAAAATTACGAGATTCAATGCATGAGGTATATATCAAGCATTATAATGAGTTAAATAAGGAGGCTTTAAGAGAGAAATAG
- the purQ gene encoding phosphoribosylformylglycinamidine synthase subunit PurQ has protein sequence MNVAVIRFPGTNCEFDTQYAFAKLGANVSIVWHKDESLPDNAQLVVVPGGFSYGDYLRCGAIAQFSPIMQAIKHYADSGGYVLGICNGFQILCEAGLLPGALIRNENLHFISKMQKLKVANQNNVFLRSYSKNQELKLPIAHADGNYFIDEVGLEKLKANGQILLTYTDNPNGSVEAIAGVCNENKNVFGLMPHPERAIEAILGSCDGVAMLDNLLQIPLEG, from the coding sequence ATGAATGTAGCTGTTATCCGCTTTCCGGGCACAAATTGTGAATTTGATACGCAATATGCCTTTGCTAAACTTGGGGCAAATGTATCTATTGTGTGGCATAAAGATGAAAGTTTGCCCGATAATGCACAGCTTGTCGTAGTTCCGGGAGGCTTTAGTTATGGGGATTATTTGCGATGTGGGGCAATCGCGCAGTTTTCGCCCATTATGCAGGCTATTAAGCATTATGCAGATTCTGGTGGCTATGTGCTAGGGATTTGCAATGGCTTTCAAATTCTCTGTGAGGCGGGGCTATTACCCGGTGCGTTAATACGTAATGAGAATCTGCATTTTATTTCAAAAATGCAAAAATTAAAAGTCGCTAATCAAAATAATGTATTTTTACGCTCTTATTCTAAGAATCAAGAGCTTAAGCTCCCTATAGCCCACGCTGATGGAAATTATTTTATTGATGAAGTGGGATTAGAAAAACTTAAAGCAAACGGACAAATTTTGCTTACATATACAGATAACCCCAATGGCTCAGTAGAGGCTATCGCGGGAGTGTGTAATGAAAATAAAAATGTCTTTGGGCTTATGCCTCACCCTGAAAGAGCCATTGAGGCTATACTTGGCAGTTGCGATGGTGTGGCAATGCTTGATAATTTATTGCAGATTCCATTAGAGGGATAA
- the purS gene encoding phosphoribosylformylglycinamidine synthase subunit PurS gives MKAKVLISLKEGVLDPQAKAIAHALYVHGFESLQNVKLSKEIILDLDESDAQKAYKIVQNMCEELLANVVIENYAIEIL, from the coding sequence ATGAAAGCAAAAGTGCTTATTTCGCTTAAAGAGGGAGTGCTTGACCCACAGGCAAAGGCTATTGCACACGCTTTGTATGTACACGGCTTTGAATCTTTGCAAAATGTAAAACTCTCAAAAGAAATTATTTTGGATTTAGATGAAAGCGATGCGCAAAAAGCTTATAAAATCGTGCAAAATATGTGCGAGGAGCTACTTGCTAATGTGGTTATTGAAAATTATGCTATTGAGATTCTATAA
- the purC gene encoding phosphoribosylaminoimidazolesuccinocarboxamide synthase — protein sequence MEKQTMLYEGKGKKLFATNDVNNVIAVFKDDLTAFNAEKKGTESGKGALNCRISTLLFTLLEQAGIKTHFVEQLSENEMLCKKVSIIPIEVVVRNIATGSLTKRLGIEDGKVIPHTLVEFYYKDDALGDPLINDEHCRILGLVENQSDLEILKTQARKVNEVLKTFFDKRDLKLVDFKLEFGRDNKGEIILADEISPDSCRLWDKATNQKLDKDRFRQDLGNVKVAYEEVLRRMLETK from the coding sequence ATGGAAAAACAAACTATGCTTTATGAGGGGAAGGGCAAGAAGTTGTTTGCTACAAATGATGTAAATAATGTGATTGCTGTTTTTAAAGATGATTTGACTGCATTTAATGCCGAAAAAAAGGGCACAGAATCTGGCAAAGGTGCATTGAACTGCCGCATTAGCACTTTGCTTTTCACACTCTTAGAACAAGCAGGTATAAAGACGCATTTTGTAGAGCAACTCAGTGAAAATGAAATGCTTTGCAAGAAAGTATCCATTATCCCCATAGAAGTGGTAGTGCGTAATATTGCCACAGGCTCACTCACCAAACGTTTGGGTATTGAAGATGGCAAAGTGATTCCTCATACACTTGTGGAGTTTTATTACAAAGATGACGCGTTAGGCGACCCACTCATTAATGATGAGCATTGTAGAATCTTAGGTTTGGTTGAAAATCAAAGTGATTTGGAGATTCTTAAAACCCAAGCACGTAAAGTTAATGAAGTGTTAAAGACATTTTTTGATAAAAGGGATTTAAAACTTGTTGATTTTAAGCTTGAGTTTGGACGTGATAATAAGGGTGAGATTATCCTAGCCGATGAAATTAGCCCCGATAGCTGTCGCTTATGGGATAAGGCTACTAATCAAAAGCTTGACAAGGATAGGTTTAGACAGGATTTAGGCAATGTGAAAGTCGCCTATGAGGAAGTTTTGCGACGTATGTTAGAAACTAAATAA
- a CDS encoding S41 family peptidase → MNKSRVVLAGIIISLFVSSALFVGLWADEAQKAKPKVQEANKLESFKKLRRIMGIVEENYVDELSFDEIVDKAIDGLLSNLDAHSNYLNKKKFDDLRANTDGEFGGIGITVGLKDGALSIIAPVDGTPGDKAGLKSGDVIIRVNDESTIDMSIDDAVNLMRGAPKTKVELTIVRKGEAKPLVFNIVRDIIKIDSVKVRKIQNSDFVYVRISSFDKNVTRNVSSELRQIGKFKGIVLDLRNNPGGVLDQAVDLSRLFIKSGLIVTQRGRTKGENIEYKAKSAPYADIPVVVLINGGSASASEIVAGALQDHKRAVLIGEQTFGKGSVQTVMQLDQNEGLKLTTAKYYLPSGRTIQAVGVTPDIVVYPGAAPENENSFSIKESDLKRHLQGELDKINAQNLKTETANEDKKLITQTMIYQDIQLKTAIDVLKAWNVIGTFNPSK, encoded by the coding sequence ATGAATAAGTCACGAGTGGTTTTAGCGGGTATTATTATCTCATTGTTTGTAAGTTCGGCATTATTTGTAGGATTATGGGCTGATGAAGCACAAAAAGCCAAGCCCAAAGTACAGGAAGCCAATAAATTAGAATCCTTCAAGAAATTACGCCGTATTATGGGGATAGTGGAGGAAAATTATGTTGATGAATTAAGCTTTGATGAGATTGTAGATAAGGCTATTGATGGGTTATTAAGCAATCTTGATGCACATTCAAATTATCTTAACAAAAAGAAATTTGATGACTTACGCGCTAACACAGATGGCGAGTTTGGCGGGATTGGTATTACCGTGGGGTTAAAAGATGGGGCTTTAAGCATTATCGCACCTGTTGATGGCACACCCGGGGATAAAGCAGGGCTAAAAAGCGGTGATGTTATCATAAGAGTAAATGATGAAAGCACGATTGATATGAGTATTGATGATGCGGTGAATCTTATGCGTGGAGCGCCTAAGACAAAGGTTGAACTCACTATTGTGCGTAAAGGTGAGGCAAAGCCACTTGTGTTTAATATCGTGCGTGATATTATCAAAATAGATTCTGTGAAGGTGCGTAAGATTCAAAATAGTGATTTTGTATATGTGCGCATATCCTCATTTGATAAGAATGTAACACGTAATGTATCAAGTGAGCTAAGGCAAATCGGTAAGTTTAAAGGTATTGTCCTTGATTTACGCAATAATCCCGGTGGTGTGCTTGATCAAGCAGTAGATTTAAGTCGATTGTTTATAAAAAGTGGTTTGATTGTTACTCAAAGGGGACGCACAAAAGGTGAAAATATTGAATATAAGGCGAAGAGTGCGCCTTATGCAGACATACCCGTAGTAGTGCTTATTAATGGTGGGAGTGCGAGTGCAAGCGAGATTGTAGCGGGTGCATTGCAAGACCATAAACGAGCCGTCCTTATAGGAGAGCAGACATTTGGCAAAGGTAGTGTGCAGACAGTTATGCAGCTAGACCAAAATGAGGGACTAAAGCTCACTACTGCAAAATATTATCTCCCTAGTGGGCGGACGATTCAAGCGGTAGGGGTAACGCCTGATATTGTCGTATATCCGGGGGCTGCACCAGAGAATGAAAATAGCTTTAGCATTAAGGAATCTGATTTAAAAAGGCATTTGCAAGGAGAGCTTGATAAAATCAACGCACAGAATCTTAAGACAGAAACTGCTAATGAAGATAAAAAGCTCATTACTCAAACGATGATTTACCAAGATATTCAGCTAAAGACTGCCATTGATGTATTAAAAGCGTGGAATGTAATAGGCACTTTTAATCCAAGTAAATAA